From Spirochaetales bacterium, a single genomic window includes:
- a CDS encoding V-type ATP synthase subunit D — translation MARIKFTKNELKKQKEALQRFSRYLPTLLLKKQQLQTEIRKLRAKHDELLGEYENIVAAVMKWVPVFGEDIDVQSLIDVTDITIEDGNIAGIDIPVFKGLTIGDVPYDFYTTPLWVDRALVQIRKLVTLRTEIDVLEKDLLLLADELRITSQRVNLFEKVKIPEAKDNIRVIKIYLGDQQVAAVVRGKIAKNKIRRNTE, via the coding sequence ATGGCGAGGATTAAGTTTACCAAAAACGAACTCAAAAAACAGAAGGAAGCGCTTCAGCGGTTTTCGCGTTATCTGCCGACACTGCTGCTTAAAAAGCAGCAGTTGCAGACGGAAATACGAAAACTGCGGGCTAAACACGATGAACTGCTCGGGGAATATGAGAACATCGTCGCCGCCGTGATGAAGTGGGTTCCCGTGTTCGGTGAAGATATCGATGTGCAATCGCTTATTGACGTTACGGATATAACGATTGAAGACGGGAATATCGCCGGGATAGATATTCCCGTCTTCAAGGGATTGACGATCGGGGACGTTCCATACGATTTTTATACGACGCCGCTTTGGGTGGACAGGGCACTGGTTCAGATAAGAAAACTCGTCACCCTTCGGACGGAAATCGATGTTCTCGAAAAGGATCTCCTTCTCCTGGCCGATGAGCTTCGAATTACAAGCCAGCGCGTGAACCTTTTCGAAAAAGTGAAGATCCCGGAGGCAAAAGACAATATACGGGTGATAAAAATATACCTCGGCGACCAGCAGGTTGCCGCGGTCGTGCGGGGCAAGATCGCGAAAAACAAGATAAGGAGGAATACCGAATAG
- a CDS encoding V-type ATP synthase subunit I: MIVRMKKATIIVPEEKRSETLLKLRALGIIHIGPLSDGNGSRTEDRREKLIEQRVSLEKAVRTLPLIKKKENSSVSHDYRDALRIAEKIGSLDERLIRLREERERFKSDYDLFAPWGNFNPGDIIGLREKGVDIRLYEMTHEGYGRLAAGIRHCVVRKSKEKVYFITSDSREGETIPQDDIRLPEYGPQGIESRITEVTGEIENIERELRTLARQRAYIEYAIEKISHEIEFETIRLGMGEAGELCYLTGFSPLNTIDLLKKKASVEGWGLLIDEPAADDEVPTLIETPKWVKIIDPVFKLLGTVPGYREYDISVWFLLFFSIFFAMIIGDAGYGCIILLTMLIARLAVKKMPKHITILIVLLSCTTIVWGAITGTWFGSEAIAESVPFSWFIVPLIASFPGSDNPYNTQDILMFICFTLAAIQLTIAHLISFLKKVPALQSYADLGKISMLWGLYFLILSIVLKHDLPSFAVISIASGFIVNFICVEQKGNFLKGLLSSLKNIIPITLNSIGSFSDIISYVRLFAVGLAAVKVAEAFNNIAGGIGLTSIWAVIGTLLIIVVGHGFNIVMSGMSVIVHGIRLNMLEFSGHLGMEWSGREYKPFREFDEIIEENEKGG, from the coding sequence ATGATCGTCCGGATGAAAAAAGCGACAATTATCGTTCCTGAAGAAAAACGCAGCGAGACATTACTCAAACTCAGGGCACTCGGTATTATCCACATCGGCCCGTTATCCGACGGAAACGGTTCCCGCACTGAAGATCGCCGTGAGAAACTCATCGAACAACGGGTATCGCTCGAGAAAGCCGTAAGAACGCTTCCTCTTATCAAGAAAAAGGAGAACTCATCCGTTTCACATGATTATCGGGATGCGTTACGTATTGCGGAAAAGATAGGTTCACTCGACGAACGGCTCATCCGTTTACGGGAAGAGCGGGAAAGGTTTAAAAGCGACTATGATCTTTTCGCCCCATGGGGGAATTTCAATCCGGGGGATATCATCGGTCTAAGGGAAAAAGGAGTCGATATCAGGCTGTATGAGATGACCCATGAGGGTTATGGAAGGCTGGCAGCCGGTATCAGACACTGTGTCGTTCGGAAAAGCAAAGAGAAGGTGTATTTCATTACCTCGGACAGCCGCGAAGGGGAAACAATCCCGCAGGACGATATACGTCTTCCCGAATACGGGCCGCAGGGAATTGAATCCCGGATAACGGAGGTCACGGGGGAAATAGAGAATATCGAACGTGAACTGCGTACGCTCGCACGGCAAAGGGCGTACATCGAATATGCGATCGAAAAAATCTCGCATGAAATAGAGTTCGAAACGATACGGCTTGGTATGGGAGAGGCCGGGGAACTCTGCTATCTCACCGGTTTTAGTCCGCTAAACACGATCGATTTACTCAAAAAGAAGGCGTCTGTGGAAGGGTGGGGGCTTTTAATCGATGAACCTGCCGCGGACGATGAAGTCCCGACACTGATCGAAACGCCGAAATGGGTAAAAATCATCGATCCCGTGTTCAAGCTGCTCGGTACGGTTCCGGGATATCGTGAATACGACATCAGTGTGTGGTTTCTGCTGTTTTTCAGTATTTTCTTTGCAATGATTATCGGTGACGCCGGCTACGGATGCATCATTCTTCTGACAATGCTGATCGCACGGCTGGCCGTAAAAAAGATGCCGAAGCATATCACGATACTCATTGTGCTGTTGAGTTGTACGACAATTGTCTGGGGGGCGATTACCGGTACCTGGTTCGGTTCCGAGGCGATCGCGGAAAGCGTGCCTTTTTCATGGTTCATCGTTCCGTTGATAGCCAGTTTTCCGGGCTCCGATAATCCGTACAATACGCAGGACATCCTCATGTTCATCTGTTTCACGCTCGCCGCGATACAGCTGACGATAGCGCACCTCATCTCCTTTCTGAAAAAAGTTCCTGCCTTACAATCGTACGCGGACCTCGGAAAGATATCGATGCTTTGGGGACTCTATTTTCTCATACTGTCGATTGTACTGAAACACGATCTCCCTTCCTTCGCCGTCATCAGTATCGCCTCCGGATTTATCGTCAATTTTATATGTGTCGAACAGAAAGGTAATTTTCTGAAAGGGCTGCTTTCAAGTCTCAAGAATATCATTCCGATCACCCTCAACTCGATCGGATCTTTTTCCGACATTATTTCGTACGTGAGGCTTTTTGCCGTCGGGCTTGCGGCGGTCAAAGTCGCCGAAGCGTTTAATAATATCGCCGGAGGTATCGGTTTGACATCCATCTGGGCGGTGATCGGCACCCTCCTGATCATTGTGGTCGGGCATGGGTTCAATATCGTCATGTCCGGTATGTCGGTTATCGTTCACGGAATACGGCTCAATATGCTCGAGTTTTCCGGTCACCTCGGCATGGAATGGTCCGGAAGGGAATACAAACCATTCAGGGAATTTGATGAGATAATAGAGGAAAATGAAAAAGGAGGATGA
- a CDS encoding V-type ATP synthase subunit K (produces ATP from ADP in the presence of a proton gradient across the membrane; the K subunit is a nonenzymatic component which binds the dimeric form by interacting with the G and E subunits) — protein sequence MNIGDLAFSAALSFAAIGSAFGIGAAGMAAVGSWKKCYAQNKNAPFLLLAFIGAPLTQTLYGFILMNQLISSNAEPLAKLGIGVFGGIAIGFSAFFQGKIGASGSDALAETGKGFGNYIMAVGLAETVALFVMIFMLITLG from the coding sequence ATGAATATAGGCGATCTTGCTTTCTCGGCGGCACTCTCATTTGCCGCGATCGGTTCGGCATTCGGTATCGGTGCTGCGGGAATGGCAGCAGTCGGTTCGTGGAAAAAATGTTATGCGCAAAACAAGAATGCACCGTTTTTACTGCTGGCGTTTATCGGGGCGCCGCTTACCCAGACACTCTACGGGTTTATCCTGATGAATCAATTGATCTCGTCGAACGCCGAACCGCTTGCCAAACTCGGTATCGGGGTATTCGGCGGTATCGCGATAGGTTTTTCCGCTTTTTTTCAGGGAAAGATCGGGGCGAGCGGTTCCGATGCGCTTGCCGAAACGGGGAAGGGATTTGGTAATTATATTATGGCGGTCGGATTGGCGGAAACGGTCGCCCTCTTTGTCATGATCTTTATGCTTATAACGTTGGGATAA
- a CDS encoding SpoIIE family protein phosphatase has protein sequence MISLIFMILAGLCQLGIYLYHAFLNKDLFIIVFFALNFLYYSAFYMLEYSIHSQRIQKSFLLSDYKGAVKKTLTPFSFFIIYVVGATAKYLLIDVFHILRPINDPTNLVAVILYIIYFTAVTITIIMTNMNIFKLQEGIIRQKEYTFNTLLVINIAFFIVLIFIPALIVRLWIFLFILFTFANIVYIIRLIKEYFYYRTDHLRLCLAFNEEIQEKRNVLFDKAIKSRPEEDVSILRSTMEQDILKSQRAILSSEYGVTGMMLLTVANNILKVENNELIIGHCNPIHEVKEFKHLNEQQIVNKILQRSFDLDRIGAADINSLQDVGEKAINTILKEKTFVIYDYIPTCYRGIQRFIGLYPVFDNEVLKGILAIFKDNSNYLFPEEEKVISSLVDDIRVILSIMEGKFIQQERNRLQGEMNIAKDIQLSILPRSIEIEGYDCACLMETATEVGGDAYDYVKSKFGHYLGIGDVSGHGLPAGIMALIQMAAFESSVFSAEEMNQDISPDKIYNVVNRVLCNINKDRIGSDKFMTQNYLIERDGSIIHAGTHTIALRYFEKEEKVLELRDFAKKTAFLGITPYIKSRDSLGVLTMNSGDILLLYTDGVIEAKNHYLKMFGLEKLKEIFRGISGLSAKEIAEKIREEVYNFAKDGDVKRHNGAYADDVSIVVMKKL, from the coding sequence ATGATATCTCTGATATTTATGATTCTGGCCGGTCTCTGCCAACTCGGCATTTATCTGTATCATGCGTTTTTAAATAAAGATCTCTTTATCATCGTTTTTTTTGCGCTTAATTTTCTCTATTATTCGGCTTTTTATATGCTTGAATATTCGATTCATTCACAGCGAATCCAGAAAAGTTTTCTGCTTTCGGATTATAAAGGTGCGGTTAAAAAAACCCTCACCCCGTTCAGTTTTTTCATTATCTATGTTGTCGGGGCGACGGCGAAATATCTCCTTATCGATGTGTTTCATATATTGAGACCGATCAATGACCCGACCAATCTTGTCGCGGTTATCCTCTATATTATTTATTTTACCGCTGTGACGATTACGATTATCATGACGAATATGAATATATTCAAACTCCAGGAAGGAATTATACGGCAGAAGGAATATACGTTTAATACACTTCTTGTTATAAATATTGCGTTCTTCATCGTCCTTATCTTCATACCCGCTCTCATTGTCCGTCTCTGGATCTTCTTGTTTATTTTGTTTACCTTTGCCAATATCGTCTATATTATCAGGCTTATCAAGGAATATTTCTACTACAGAACCGATCATCTGCGGCTTTGTCTGGCTTTTAACGAGGAAATACAGGAGAAACGGAATGTGCTGTTCGACAAAGCGATTAAAAGCCGTCCGGAAGAGGATGTGTCCATACTGCGGTCGACGATGGAACAGGATATTCTCAAATCCCAGCGAGCGATCCTTTCGAGTGAATACGGCGTTACGGGGATGATGTTGCTGACGGTCGCCAATAACATTCTCAAAGTCGAAAACAATGAATTGATTATCGGTCACTGCAATCCGATCCACGAAGTAAAGGAATTCAAACACCTCAACGAACAGCAGATCGTCAACAAGATATTACAGCGTTCGTTCGATCTGGACAGAATCGGTGCCGCGGATATAAATTCCCTGCAGGATGTGGGAGAAAAGGCGATTAATACGATCCTCAAGGAAAAAACCTTTGTCATTTATGATTATATACCGACATGTTACCGTGGAATTCAGCGGTTTATCGGACTATATCCTGTGTTTGACAATGAAGTGCTGAAGGGGATCCTCGCCATTTTCAAGGACAACAGCAATTATCTTTTTCCCGAAGAAGAGAAAGTCATATCGAGTCTCGTCGATGATATCAGGGTTATCCTCTCGATTATGGAAGGAAAGTTCATCCAGCAGGAACGGAACCGTCTCCAGGGAGAGATGAACATCGCGAAAGACATACAGTTGTCGATTCTGCCGCGATCGATCGAAATCGAAGGATATGACTGCGCATGTCTCATGGAGACCGCAACGGAAGTAGGGGGGGACGCCTATGATTACGTCAAGAGCAAGTTCGGTCATTATCTTGGCATCGGAGATGTGAGCGGACACGGCCTGCCCGCCGGTATTATGGCGTTGATACAGATGGCCGCCTTTGAATCGAGTGTCTTTTCCGCGGAAGAAATGAATCAGGATATTTCTCCCGACAAGATTTATAATGTCGTAAACAGGGTCCTCTGTAATATCAACAAGGATCGGATCGGGAGCGATAAGTTTATGACACAGAATTACCTGATCGAACGCGACGGAAGTATCATCCACGCAGGAACACATACGATTGCCCTGCGTTATTTTGAAAAAGAAGAAAAGGTTCTTGAACTGAGGGATTTCGCAAAGAAAACGGCTTTCCTGGGGATTACACCTTATATCAAATCGAGGGATTCCCTCGGTGTCCTCACCATGAATTCGGGCGATATTCTTCTTCTTTATACCGACGGGGTGATCGAAGCGAAAAATCATTATCTGAAGATGTTCGGGCTCGAAAAACTGAAAGAGATCTTTCGGGGCATATCCGGGCTGTCAGCAAAGGAAATTGCTGAGAAAATCAGAGAAGAAGTATATAATTTTGCCAAAGACGGCGATGTCAAGCGGCATAACGGCGCATATGCCGATGACGTTTCCAT